From the genome of Flavobacterium luteolum, one region includes:
- a CDS encoding type I restriction-modification system subunit M — protein sequence MSKNTIKADINFEQELWKAANELRGAVAENQYKDYILPLIFLKHISERYEIRKEELLHLVQDKTSGYYTQNQDEINYVLEDTDEYISRNIYIIPKEASWEYLKDNAEQDNIKVIIDDAFDILDSTLAEFRPDLKGILPRLFVKSQLSPRQVGGLINLLSNPKLSQKENPESDILGRVYEYYIGKFAIAEGSGAGQFFTPGSIVRLMVEMIEPYQGKIFDAACGSGGMFVQSLKFLESHGGDKKNISIYGQERYDGTLRLCKMNLALRDLSFDVRLGDSLLNDKFPDLKADFIIVNPPFNVSQWHPEDLPENDPRLFGPKEEFTTDGSANYMWMQTFWSHLSATGTASVVMANGAMTSNNKGEKNVREFMINNSMIDCIVRLPDKLFLTTGIPACIFILSKNRDGKDGVHRERNNEILFIDTSKMGTMESRKLRVFTDADIDKVAETYHAWRNINSIYENSDGYSYNATIEEVRKQDYKLTPGIYVGTEEVEDDGILFDDKMKFLKKQLEEQFAKGNELQQRILSNFNKL from the coding sequence ATGTCAAAAAATACTATAAAAGCAGATATCAATTTTGAGCAAGAACTATGGAAAGCTGCAAATGAATTAAGGGGTGCTGTTGCTGAAAATCAATATAAAGACTATATTTTACCTCTAATCTTTCTAAAGCATATTTCCGAACGTTATGAAATTAGAAAAGAAGAATTACTGCATTTAGTTCAAGATAAAACTTCAGGTTACTATACCCAAAATCAAGACGAAATTAATTATGTATTGGAAGATACTGATGAGTATATTTCAAGAAATATTTATATTATTCCAAAAGAAGCTTCTTGGGAATACTTAAAAGATAATGCTGAGCAAGACAATATTAAAGTAATTATTGATGATGCTTTTGATATTTTAGATTCAACATTAGCAGAATTTAGACCCGATTTAAAAGGCATACTACCACGTCTTTTTGTGAAAAGTCAATTATCTCCACGACAAGTTGGTGGACTTATTAATTTACTTTCTAATCCAAAACTTTCTCAAAAGGAAAATCCTGAAAGCGATATTTTGGGACGTGTATATGAATACTACATTGGGAAATTTGCTATTGCGGAAGGATCTGGTGCTGGACAATTCTTTACCCCTGGCAGTATCGTTCGTTTGATGGTAGAAATGATTGAGCCTTATCAAGGAAAAATATTTGATGCAGCTTGTGGTTCCGGAGGCATGTTTGTCCAGTCTCTCAAATTTCTTGAATCTCATGGTGGCGATAAAAAAAATATCTCGATCTATGGGCAAGAACGCTATGATGGTACATTACGTTTATGCAAAATGAATCTTGCTTTACGTGATCTATCTTTTGATGTTCGTTTAGGTGATTCTTTACTTAATGACAAATTCCCTGATCTAAAAGCAGATTTTATTATTGTAAACCCACCTTTTAATGTAAGCCAGTGGCATCCCGAAGACCTCCCAGAAAATGACCCTCGCTTATTTGGACCAAAAGAAGAATTTACTACAGACGGAAGTGCAAATTATATGTGGATGCAAACTTTTTGGAGCCACTTGAGCGCTACCGGAACGGCATCTGTTGTAATGGCGAATGGAGCTATGACATCAAACAACAAAGGTGAAAAAAATGTACGTGAATTTATGATAAATAATAGTATGATAGACTGTATTGTACGTTTACCTGATAAACTGTTTTTAACTACAGGAATCCCTGCATGTATATTTATTTTGAGCAAAAATCGTGACGGAAAAGATGGTGTTCATAGAGAACGCAACAATGAAATTCTATTTATAGATACCAGTAAAATGGGAACTATGGAAAGTAGAAAATTACGTGTTTTTACTGATGCTGATATTGATAAAGTTGCAGAAACCTATCATGCATGGCGTAATATTAATAGCATTTATGAAAACAGTGATGGATATTCTTATAATGCAACCATCGAAGAAGTCAGAAAACAAGATTATAAACTCACACCTGGTATTTATGTGGGTACTGAAGAAGTTGAAGACGACGGTATTTTGTTTGATGATAAAATGAAATTCCTAAAAAAACAATTGGAAGAACAATTTGCTAAAGGAAATGAATTACAACAAAGGATTTTATCTAATTTCAATAAATTATAA